One region of Deltaproteobacteria bacterium GWA2_45_12 genomic DNA includes:
- a CDS encoding VWA containing CoxE family protein, which translates to MLLPFFYTLRAFKIPVGINEWLTLMETIAQDLNDFSLDKFYYLARAILVKSEALFDAYDEAFLVCFKGREGDFKAKDELLKWLDKMVEGKRPAMPNIPPLTLDELRKNFLERMRQQMEEHHGGSHWIGTGGTSPFGHSGTHPSGIRLGGPGGGRMAVKVAEERRFANYRHDRTLDVRQFKVALKRLKKLEREGPTDFLSIEKSVEKTAKNAGEIELVFEADKKNQTELLLLMDVGGSMDPYIQLMEALFSAAHASKHFKAFHHFYFHNCIYGKVFTNIHRNESVPTNDLFKKFRKSFRLIIVGDACMNPYELFSPGGSIDYWENNPSAGLEWLIKLKTHFSHSIWLNPEPKAYWDHVTIKSVSKVFPMYPLTLDGLSEATDDLRREKVQTAPSSL; encoded by the coding sequence ATGTTACTTCCCTTTTTCTATACTCTTCGCGCCTTTAAAATTCCCGTGGGGATCAATGAATGGCTCACCCTTATGGAGACCATTGCCCAGGATTTAAATGATTTCTCCCTCGACAAATTTTATTATCTGGCCCGGGCCATCTTGGTGAAGTCGGAAGCCTTGTTTGATGCCTACGATGAGGCTTTTCTTGTTTGTTTCAAGGGAAGGGAAGGGGATTTTAAGGCTAAAGATGAGTTGCTTAAGTGGTTGGACAAAATGGTGGAAGGAAAACGGCCTGCCATGCCCAATATTCCCCCATTGACTTTGGATGAACTAAGAAAAAATTTTTTGGAACGCATGCGCCAGCAGATGGAAGAACACCATGGGGGGAGCCACTGGATTGGCACGGGGGGCACTTCGCCCTTTGGACATTCAGGAACTCACCCTTCAGGCATCCGTTTGGGTGGGCCCGGTGGGGGGCGCATGGCGGTCAAAGTGGCCGAAGAAAGGCGCTTTGCCAATTATCGCCATGATCGAACCCTTGATGTGCGCCAGTTTAAGGTGGCCCTGAAACGATTGAAAAAACTGGAGAGGGAAGGGCCGACTGATTTTTTGTCGATTGAAAAGTCTGTTGAAAAAACGGCCAAAAACGCAGGAGAAATTGAACTCGTTTTCGAAGCGGACAAAAAAAATCAGACAGAACTTTTGCTTTTGATGGATGTGGGAGGAAGCATGGATCCTTATATCCAACTCATGGAGGCCCTTTTTTCAGCGGCCCATGCTTCAAAGCATTTCAAGGCTTTTCATCATTTTTATTTTCATAACTGCATTTATGGAAAAGTGTTTACAAACATTCATCGGAATGAGTCGGTTCCCACCAATGATTTGTTTAAAAAATTCAGGAAAAGTTTCCGGTTGATTATTGTGGGGGATGCTTGCATGAACCCCTATGAACTTTTTTCGCCGGGGGGTTCCATTGATTATTGGGAAAACAACCCATCTGCCGGTTTGGAATGGCTGATCAAATTAAAAACACATTTTAGCCATTCGATATGGCTTAATCCCGAACCCAAAGCCTATTGGGATCATGTCACGATAAAATCTGTCTCCAAGGTTTTTCCCATGTATCCATTAACGCTCGATGGATTAAGTGAAGCCACCGATGATTTAAGACGGGAAAAGGTGCAGACAGCGCCCTCGTCTCTATGA
- a CDS encoding ATP-binding protein, whose protein sequence is MKYKGTKDYIASQDLTDVVNVSLAIGRPLLIKGEPGTGKTVLASSVAQAIGRPLLTWNVKSTTKAQEGLYNYDTVQRLNDSRFGEGNVRDIKRYIKLGKMGEAFTSSEPVVLLIDEVDKADLEFPNDLLTELDEMRFSIPETGEEIKARHCPLVVITSNSEKELPDAFLRRCVFYYIEFPDIEMMKQIVKVHFPDIEKTLLENALRRFYQIRAQTHLRKPPSTSELIDWLHALMAMGVGAQDLLKDIPLLGCLIKKDEDMKIRV, encoded by the coding sequence ATGAAATATAAAGGCACCAAAGATTACATTGCCTCCCAAGACTTAACCGACGTTGTCAACGTTTCTTTGGCCATTGGGCGTCCTTTGCTCATCAAAGGGGAGCCGGGCACGGGGAAAACAGTTCTGGCCTCTTCAGTGGCCCAGGCCATTGGGCGTCCGTTGTTGACATGGAACGTGAAGTCCACGACCAAGGCCCAGGAGGGTTTGTATAATTACGACACCGTCCAGCGTTTAAACGATAGCCGCTTTGGGGAAGGCAATGTCCGCGACATCAAGCGTTACATCAAATTAGGAAAAATGGGAGAGGCTTTTACATCTTCTGAACCCGTTGTTTTGCTTATTGACGAAGTTGACAAGGCTGATCTTGAATTCCCCAACGATCTCCTAACTGAACTGGATGAAATGCGTTTTTCCATTCCGGAAACAGGGGAAGAAATCAAGGCCAGGCATTGCCCCTTGGTGGTGATTACCTCCAATTCCGAAAAAGAATTGCCGGATGCTTTCCTTCGCCGATGCGTGTTTTATTATATTGAATTCCCCGATATCGAAATGATGAAGCAGATTGTAAAAGTGCACTTTCCCGATATCGAAAAAACCCTTCTTGAAAATGCCCTGCGCCGTTTTTATCAAATACGCGCCCAAACTCACTTAAGAAAACCTCCTTCCACTTCTGAACTGATTGACTGGCTGCATGCTCTTATGGCCATGGGAGTTGGTGCCCAGGACTTGCTCAAAGACATCCCATTGCTTGGTTGCCTCATTAAAAAAGATGAGGATATGAAAATCCGCGTGTAG
- a CDS encoding NAD synthetase: MIYIVYISYIIASLCFILGLKGLGKPNTARRGINLAAVGMLVAVVGTLLHQDIIRYEWIIAGLIVGTVIGIPMGLWIPMTKMPERIALSHSFGGLAVAIVGIVEYIRHSVPGMHISPFSMGAVGFEVLLGSLTFTGSLMAFGKLQGFLPGKPQTFKSQNQLNLLAMAVGVVLVVLLIINPHQPHIFYTVLALGFVLGVSLVLPIGGADMPVVICLLNSYAGLAASFSGFALGNTVLIICGALDGGSGFILAMLMSKAMNRSFRNVIFGAFGGEVAAPTGDQKGVVVEMSVEEAAEVLKAASKVIVVPGYGLAVAQAQHAVREMGEILENNGTEIKYVIHPVAGRMPGHMNVLLAEANVPYDSLVEPEDVNPNMENVDVAIVIGANDVVNPSAKTDKSSPIYGMPIIEVDRAKTVFVLKRSMASGFSGIDNPLFYCPNTRMVFGDAKNTVQALLSHLKSS; this comes from the coding sequence ATGATTTATATTGTATATATCTCTTATATTATTGCGTCTCTTTGTTTCATCCTTGGGCTTAAAGGGTTGGGGAAACCCAACACGGCACGAAGGGGGATTAACCTGGCCGCCGTTGGTATGTTGGTGGCCGTTGTGGGGACCCTTCTCCATCAGGATATTATTCGCTACGAATGGATTATCGCCGGACTGATTGTGGGAACTGTGATTGGTATCCCCATGGGTCTTTGGATTCCCATGACAAAAATGCCGGAACGAATTGCCCTTTCCCACTCTTTTGGTGGTTTGGCGGTGGCCATTGTGGGTATTGTTGAATACATACGTCACTCTGTTCCAGGGATGCATATCAGTCCTTTTTCGATGGGAGCCGTGGGGTTTGAGGTTTTGTTGGGGTCTCTTACTTTTACTGGAAGTCTTATGGCTTTTGGTAAGCTTCAGGGTTTCTTGCCGGGCAAACCCCAGACTTTTAAATCTCAAAATCAGCTTAATTTATTGGCTATGGCAGTAGGAGTCGTGTTGGTGGTTTTGCTAATTATCAATCCACACCAGCCCCACATATTTTATACCGTGCTCGCTTTAGGATTTGTTTTGGGTGTTTCATTGGTTCTTCCGATTGGCGGAGCTGATATGCCCGTCGTGATTTGTCTTCTTAATTCTTATGCAGGGCTTGCGGCCTCCTTTTCGGGGTTTGCCTTGGGAAACACCGTTCTTATCATTTGCGGCGCTCTTGATGGCGGATCCGGTTTTATTCTGGCGATGCTGATGAGTAAGGCCATGAATCGTTCCTTTAGAAACGTCATATTTGGAGCCTTTGGTGGCGAGGTGGCCGCTCCAACAGGGGATCAAAAAGGAGTCGTTGTTGAAATGAGTGTTGAGGAAGCCGCTGAGGTTTTAAAAGCGGCATCCAAAGTCATTGTTGTTCCTGGTTATGGTCTGGCTGTGGCCCAGGCTCAGCATGCCGTTCGAGAGATGGGTGAAATCCTGGAAAATAATGGAACGGAAATCAAATATGTCATTCACCCTGTGGCCGGACGCATGCCGGGGCATATGAACGTTCTACTTGCCGAAGCCAATGTCCCCTATGATTCCCTTGTTGAACCCGAAGATGTTAACCCGAACATGGAAAATGTGGACGTCGCCATTGTCATTGGTGCCAATGACGTGGTGAATCCGTCAGCCAAAACAGACAAGAGCAGCCCCATTTACGGAATGCCCATCATCGAGGTTGATCGCGCCAAAACGGTTTTTGTGCTTAAGCGCTCCATGGCCTCCGGGTTTTCGGGCATTGATAATCCTCTTTTTTACTGCCCCAATACACGGATGGTTTTTGGTGATGCCAAAAACACGGTTCAGGCTCTTCTGTCCCATCTTAAAAGCAGCTGA
- a CDS encoding pyridine nucleotide transhydrogenase, producing the protein MDPFLIISLAYVFMLSIFLGYELVSKVPALLHTPLMSATNAISGISLVASLVAAGGKYGTLSSILGSIAVMCATINVVGGFLITDRMLKMFRKKEGKAK; encoded by the coding sequence ATGGATCCTTTTTTAATTATCAGTCTGGCCTATGTTTTCATGCTTTCAATCTTTTTGGGTTATGAACTGGTTTCAAAAGTTCCTGCACTGCTTCACACCCCTCTGATGTCGGCAACCAATGCCATATCGGGTATCTCGCTGGTTGCTTCCCTTGTGGCTGCGGGTGGTAAATATGGAACCTTAAGCTCCATTTTGGGGTCTATTGCAGTCATGTGTGCCACTATCAACGTGGTGGGTGGTTTTTTAATCACGGACCGTATGCTTAAAATGTTTCGTAAGAAAGAAGGAAAAGCAAAATGA
- a CDS encoding NAD(P) transhydrogenase subunit alpha, whose protein sequence is MKIFIPKETTPGENRISMIPALADKLVKLGASLEIESSLGTHLGFSDEAYTKVGCSLSKNRQESLSQADMVCRLRKPAVEEVSSLKKGAIHVSYLDPFNEKTLVGALASQGVSAISMEMIPRSTRAQKMDSLSSQASLGGYVAVIVAAQRLPKIFPMMMTPAGTLAPAKVFIIGAGVAGLQAIATAKRMGARVEAFDTRPVVEEQVKSLGGQFVKIDLGETGQTAQGYAKELTPEQLAKQKEGMKKHCSQADVVITTAQIFGRKAPVLITTDMIQAMKPGSVVIDMAVETGGNVEGSVKGEEVDVGGVKIVGIANLPGLVAQDASKMYASNLYNLIQEFWDKTNKKFQLNLSDDILKSCVVCHEGKVLFG, encoded by the coding sequence ATGAAAATCTTTATTCCAAAAGAAACAACTCCAGGTGAAAACCGGATATCCATGATCCCTGCTTTGGCAGACAAACTTGTCAAGCTGGGGGCAAGCCTAGAAATCGAATCTTCATTGGGAACCCATCTGGGTTTTTCGGATGAAGCTTATACCAAGGTCGGTTGTAGCTTAAGTAAAAATCGTCAAGAGAGTTTATCGCAGGCCGATATGGTGTGCCGCTTAAGAAAGCCGGCTGTTGAAGAAGTAAGCTCCCTTAAAAAAGGCGCCATCCATGTAAGTTACCTTGACCCCTTTAATGAAAAGACTCTTGTGGGAGCACTTGCCAGTCAAGGCGTTTCGGCCATCAGCATGGAAATGATTCCTCGCAGCACTCGCGCACAAAAAATGGATAGCTTAAGTTCCCAAGCTTCTTTGGGAGGATATGTGGCCGTTATTGTAGCCGCCCAACGCTTGCCAAAAATATTCCCGATGATGATGACCCCCGCGGGCACCTTGGCACCTGCCAAGGTATTTATCATTGGGGCCGGTGTTGCCGGGCTGCAAGCCATTGCCACAGCCAAAAGAATGGGGGCTCGGGTTGAAGCCTTCGACACGCGCCCTGTTGTTGAAGAACAGGTCAAATCTTTAGGTGGTCAATTTGTGAAAATTGATTTGGGTGAAACGGGTCAGACGGCCCAAGGGTACGCCAAAGAATTAACCCCCGAACAGTTGGCCAAGCAAAAAGAGGGGATGAAGAAACACTGCTCGCAAGCCGATGTTGTTATTACAACGGCTCAAATTTTTGGCAGAAAAGCTCCTGTATTGATTACCACAGACATGATCCAGGCCATGAAGCCCGGAAGTGTTGTCATTGACATGGCTGTTGAAACAGGGGGCAATGTTGAGGGCTCTGTCAAAGGAGAAGAAGTTGATGTGGGCGGAGTAAAAATTGTCGGTATTGCCAATTTGCCCGGATTGGTGGCCCAGGATGCCAGCAAAATGTATGCAAGCAATCTCTATAACCTCATTCAGGAATTTTGGGACAAGACCAACAAAAAATTTCAACTTAATCTGAGTGACGACATTTTAAAGAGTTGTGTTGTCTGTCACGAAGGAAAAGTTTTATTTGGTTAA
- a CDS encoding methylmalonyl-CoA mutase produces the protein MAPKNPKKIPEQTRKQFQTLSDLEVKELYLPQKSDANYNENLGYPGQFPFTRGVQPNMYRGRFWTMRQYAGFGTAKESNKRYRDLIAHGGTGLSVAFDLPTQMGLDSDDVRSKGEVGKTGVAIDSLEDMETLFNGIDLSQVSTSMTINATASTLLALYIAVAEKNGIPSTKLSGTIQNDILKEYIARGTYVYPPAPSMRIITDVFAFCKDHVPKWNTISISGYHIREAGSTAVQEIAFTLANGLAYVQAALNAGLKVDDFAPRLSFFFNAHNYLFEEVAKFRAARRLWAKLMKKRFKADDRSCQLRFHTQTAGCSLMAQQIDNNVVRVAYQALAAVLGGTQSLHTNSRDEALALPTHESAMLALRTQQVLAYETGVTDTIDPLAGSYFVENLTDKIEEEALKLIQQIDEMGGSVKAIEKGFQQLAIQNSAFEYQKKCENKDLIIVGVNQFQTNDPLKQDLLKVKPELEIKQVNKLKKLKTSRDNLTVKQALESLQKAAKGKDNLVPHILNAVKCMASLGEISNALRAVFGEYRETVVL, from the coding sequence ATGGCACCTAAAAACCCAAAAAAAATTCCGGAACAAACCCGCAAACAATTCCAGACGCTGTCTGATCTTGAAGTTAAAGAACTCTATCTCCCTCAAAAAAGTGACGCCAATTACAATGAAAACCTTGGGTATCCCGGCCAATTTCCCTTTACGCGCGGGGTTCAACCCAACATGTACCGCGGGCGTTTTTGGACCATGCGCCAATATGCCGGCTTTGGTACGGCAAAGGAATCAAACAAACGTTATCGTGATCTGATCGCCCATGGAGGCACCGGGCTATCGGTGGCTTTTGACCTTCCCACACAGATGGGTCTTGATTCAGATGATGTGCGCTCAAAAGGTGAAGTGGGAAAAACAGGAGTGGCCATTGATAGTTTGGAAGACATGGAAACGCTTTTTAACGGCATTGATCTTTCACAGGTTTCAACATCCATGACCATTAATGCAACCGCCTCCACCTTGCTGGCCCTTTACATCGCGGTGGCAGAAAAAAACGGAATTCCTTCTACAAAACTTTCAGGCACCATTCAAAACGATATTTTAAAAGAATACATTGCGCGCGGCACTTATGTTTATCCCCCTGCCCCGTCCATGCGCATCATTACGGATGTGTTTGCCTTTTGCAAAGACCATGTACCCAAATGGAACACCATTTCCATTTCCGGTTATCACATTCGTGAAGCAGGCTCGACCGCAGTTCAGGAAATCGCCTTTACTTTGGCCAATGGCTTGGCCTATGTGCAAGCCGCCCTTAATGCCGGCTTGAAAGTGGACGATTTCGCCCCACGGCTTTCCTTCTTTTTTAATGCTCATAATTATTTATTTGAAGAAGTGGCCAAGTTTCGTGCCGCACGTAGGCTTTGGGCCAAGCTGATGAAAAAACGCTTCAAGGCCGATGACCGTTCATGCCAGCTTCGCTTTCACACCCAAACAGCGGGCTGTTCCCTTATGGCCCAACAAATTGACAACAACGTCGTACGTGTAGCCTACCAAGCTCTAGCCGCCGTACTTGGTGGTACACAAAGTTTACACACCAATTCGCGCGATGAGGCTTTAGCATTACCTACGCATGAGTCCGCGATGTTGGCCCTTCGTACTCAACAGGTGCTCGCTTATGAAACAGGCGTCACCGATACAATCGATCCTTTGGCCGGCTCTTATTTTGTAGAAAATTTAACGGATAAAATTGAAGAAGAAGCCCTGAAGTTGATCCAACAAATTGATGAGATGGGCGGTTCGGTCAAGGCCATCGAAAAAGGGTTTCAACAATTGGCCATCCAAAACTCCGCATTTGAATATCAAAAGAAATGTGAGAATAAAGATTTGATTATTGTTGGCGTGAATCAATTTCAAACCAACGATCCCTTAAAACAGGATTTACTCAAAGTAAAACCCGAGCTTGAAATAAAGCAAGTCAACAAGCTCAAAAAACTTAAAACCAGCCGAGACAATTTAACCGTAAAACAAGCGCTGGAATCTCTTCAAAAAGCAGCAAAAGGGAAAGACAATCTCGTGCCCCACATCCTAAATGCCGTAAAATGCATGGCCAGCCTGGGCGAAATATCAAACGCCCTTCGCGCCGTGTTTGGGGAGTATCGTGAGACGGTGGTGCTGTAA
- a CDS encoding 50S ribosomal protein L28 gives MARACYYCNKTPLMGNNVSHANNKTVKRSFPNLKTVKVMLGATVKRVRACTRCIRSGLAIKAIHRAPAKKAA, from the coding sequence ATGGCGCGCGCATGTTATTACTGCAACAAAACACCGTTGATGGGAAACAATGTTTCCCATGCCAACAATAAAACGGTAAAGAGATCGTTTCCTAATTTAAAAACCGTCAAAGTGATGTTGGGTGCCACCGTAAAGCGCGTTCGGGCCTGTACCCGTTGTATTCGCTCTGGGCTGGCCATTAAAGCTATTCACCGAGCCCCTGCCAAAAAGGCAGCGTAA
- a CDS encoding GTP pyrophosphokinase, with translation MLQCDDIIQKIKAYNPHANTSLITKAYEFCKKAHEGQMRLSGQPFFIHPLEVANTLAEMQLDIDSIAAGILHDTIEDTQATKEQIKALFGNNIAELVDGVTKLSKLQFNTKEERQAENFRKMILAMSKDIRVIIIKLADRLHNLRTLQFMPEEKQMSIAQETMDIYAPLANRFGIQWMKVQLEDLSFRFLNTETYKQIEKKMERLKANREEYIERVSKTVNDCLKYNIKDYNISGRMKHIYSVYRKMERQNISFDQVHDLIAFRILTNSLEECYEALGLIHSLWKPVPGRFKDYIAMPKANNYQSLHTTVICLEGERVEFQIRTYKMHEIADKGIAAHWKYKENGQLDISTEATFQWLRELLEWQKEVKDSYEFMDTVKQDLFASEIYVFTPKGDVRALPYGSSPIDFAYAIHSDVGNHCAGARINQKLVPLNYKLKNGDEVEIITSAHRFPSKDWLNMVTSSRARARIRQYLKVEQSKKSFTIGKSIFEDECSKHHLVPADILKSPALNDYLVRKGVMPNEESFYSAVGYGKISVPVMLGHINPEQSKESPAEEEGLIRRIFKKVSKQTKNLVLVGGLDEVLVTFGKCCLPIPGDSIVGFITRGRGVTVHRVECPKGHSIDPERRVSASWNKNVEQDRVVKLKIACLNRTGMLAAVAQAISEKKINITKAVVQTTRDEKALIYLNVTLKHIKELHALMKAVQKLKGIISIEREMG, from the coding sequence ATGCTCCAATGCGATGACATTATTCAGAAAATCAAGGCCTATAATCCCCATGCCAATACAAGCCTTATCACCAAGGCTTATGAGTTTTGCAAAAAAGCTCACGAAGGCCAAATGCGGTTGTCCGGTCAGCCCTTTTTCATCCATCCCCTTGAAGTAGCCAATACCTTGGCTGAAATGCAGTTGGATATTGATTCCATTGCCGCAGGCATTTTGCATGACACCATTGAAGACACCCAAGCCACCAAAGAACAAATAAAAGCCCTTTTTGGGAATAATATTGCCGAGCTTGTGGATGGTGTGACTAAACTTTCAAAGCTGCAATTCAACACAAAAGAGGAACGTCAGGCCGAAAATTTCAGGAAAATGATTCTGGCCATGTCCAAGGATATCCGGGTCATCATCATCAAGCTGGCCGACCGGCTTCATAATTTGCGAACCCTTCAATTCATGCCCGAGGAAAAGCAGATGTCCATTGCCCAGGAAACCATGGATATCTATGCCCCACTGGCCAACAGGTTTGGTATCCAATGGATGAAGGTGCAACTTGAAGATTTAAGCTTTCGGTTTTTAAACACGGAAACCTATAAGCAGATCGAAAAGAAGATGGAACGGTTGAAGGCCAACCGCGAAGAATACATTGAAAGGGTCTCCAAGACCGTCAACGATTGCCTTAAATACAATATCAAGGATTACAATATTTCAGGACGGATGAAACATATCTACAGCGTGTACCGCAAGATGGAACGGCAGAATATCAGCTTTGATCAGGTGCACGATCTGATTGCCTTCCGCATTTTAACAAATTCCCTTGAAGAGTGTTACGAAGCCCTTGGACTTATCCATAGTTTATGGAAACCTGTCCCCGGCCGCTTCAAAGATTATATCGCCATGCCCAAGGCCAATAATTATCAATCGCTGCACACGACTGTCATCTGCCTTGAAGGGGAACGGGTTGAATTCCAGATTCGCACCTACAAAATGCATGAAATTGCCGATAAGGGGATTGCCGCCCACTGGAAATACAAGGAAAACGGACAGCTTGATATCAGTACCGAAGCCACTTTTCAGTGGTTGCGCGAGCTTCTCGAATGGCAGAAGGAAGTCAAAGATTCCTACGAATTCATGGACACGGTGAAGCAGGATCTTTTTGCCAGTGAGATTTATGTTTTTACCCCCAAGGGGGATGTGCGGGCACTCCCTTATGGCTCGAGCCCGATTGACTTTGCCTATGCCATTCATAGCGATGTGGGAAACCATTGCGCCGGGGCACGCATCAATCAAAAACTGGTTCCGCTCAATTACAAATTAAAAAACGGGGATGAAGTTGAAATTATCACCAGCGCTCATCGTTTTCCCTCCAAAGACTGGTTGAACATGGTGACCTCTTCGCGCGCGCGGGCCCGTATTCGCCAGTATCTCAAGGTAGAACAAAGTAAAAAGAGTTTCACCATCGGAAAGAGCATTTTTGAGGATGAATGTTCCAAACATCATCTGGTTCCCGCCGATATTTTAAAAAGCCCGGCCTTAAACGATTATCTTGTGCGCAAAGGGGTGATGCCCAATGAAGAAAGTTTTTACTCGGCCGTTGGCTACGGAAAAATTTCGGTGCCTGTGATGTTGGGGCATATCAACCCCGAACAATCAAAGGAATCTCCCGCGGAGGAAGAGGGTCTTATTCGGCGTATTTTCAAAAAAGTTTCAAAGCAGACAAAGAATCTGGTTTTGGTGGGGGGGCTTGATGAAGTCTTGGTGACTTTTGGGAAATGCTGTTTGCCCATTCCGGGGGATTCCATTGTGGGTTTCATTACCCGGGGAAGAGGGGTGACGGTCCATCGTGTTGAATGTCCCAAGGGCCATTCGATTGATCCGGAACGAAGAGTGAGTGCCTCATGGAATAAAAATGTCGAGCAAGACCGTGTGGTCAAATTAAAAATTGCCTGTCTGAATCGTACGGGGATGCTGGCAGCCGTGGCCCAGGCTATTTCAGAAAAAAAAATCAATATTACAAAAGCAGTAGTTCAAACCACCCGTGATGAAAAAGCTTTGATCTATTTAAACGTCACTTTAAAGCACATCAAAGAACTGCATGCCTTGATGAAGGCGGTACAAAAATTGAAAGGGATTATTTCGATCGAGCGTGAAATGGGATAG
- a CDS encoding guanylate kinase produces the protein MSSNPLFIVLSGSSGSGKTTLSRLLAQRLRLYFGISHTTRKKRLNETEGVDYYFVTPKEFENMVHRGEFLEWATVYDHCYGTSKIPIEACLEKGQGVVVDVDPVGALNIKKAYPGALLVFIKAPSEEVLQKRLAHRGTESEEEKAKRLAQVKVEEKYEKHYDHVLVNNDLQATYEELEKIIKLHHHEL, from the coding sequence ATGTCTTCCAATCCATTATTCATCGTCCTTTCAGGTTCTTCCGGTTCAGGGAAAACAACCCTTTCCCGTTTGTTGGCCCAAAGACTCAGGCTTTATTTCGGAATTTCCCATACAACCCGTAAGAAAAGATTGAATGAAACAGAGGGTGTTGACTATTATTTTGTGACCCCAAAAGAGTTTGAAAACATGGTCCATAGAGGCGAGTTTTTGGAATGGGCTACGGTTTATGATCATTGTTACGGCACTTCAAAAATCCCCATCGAAGCCTGCCTTGAAAAAGGGCAGGGCGTTGTTGTCGATGTTGACCCCGTGGGGGCATTAAATATCAAAAAAGCTTATCCGGGCGCCTTGCTTGTCTTTATTAAAGCCCCATCGGAGGAAGTTTTACAGAAACGTCTGGCCCATCGTGGGACGGAATCTGAAGAAGAAAAAGCCAAACGGCTGGCCCAGGTCAAGGTGGAAGAAAAATACGAGAAGCATTACGACCATGTTTTGGTGAACAATGACCTCCAAGCCACTTACGAAGAACTTGAAAAGATCATCAAACTGCATCATCATGAGTTATAA
- a CDS encoding YicC family protein, with product MQSMTGMGRARGKVGTSYITIELKSVNHRYCEVHSRLLPRFQGLEISITQAIKKRLSRGKVDVTILEERSDLFPSANLVSIKKYYDFLKQVKKHLKLSEEITLAHIQHGSSFWLSRDHDTKADEPKILMLLSKALDELVAMRKKEGDELARQLEKRKKNMEALVEKVATQRENVKLELQERLTKRIQKYMQGLEIDQARLSNEIVFYVDRTDISEEIERLHSHFKQAGDLFKSKEPCGRPLDFLVQEMFREWNTIGSKCQDTVVAFEVVTAKTELEKIREQIQNIE from the coding sequence ATGCAATCCATGACAGGGATGGGACGGGCTCGGGGAAAAGTGGGAACGAGCTACATTACCATTGAGCTTAAATCGGTGAATCATCGCTATTGTGAAGTGCACAGCCGATTATTGCCACGTTTCCAGGGTTTGGAAATCTCCATCACACAGGCGATCAAAAAGAGGCTTTCGAGAGGAAAAGTGGATGTCACTATTTTAGAAGAGCGAAGCGATCTTTTCCCATCGGCTAATCTGGTTTCGATCAAAAAATATTATGATTTCTTAAAACAGGTCAAAAAACATCTTAAGCTGTCAGAAGAAATTACATTGGCTCATATTCAGCATGGTTCTTCATTTTGGTTAAGCCGTGATCACGACACAAAAGCCGATGAACCAAAAATCCTGATGCTTCTTTCAAAAGCCTTGGACGAACTTGTGGCGATGCGTAAAAAAGAAGGGGATGAATTGGCCCGTCAGCTTGAAAAACGAAAGAAGAACATGGAAGCTCTTGTTGAAAAGGTAGCCACCCAAAGGGAAAATGTAAAACTCGAACTCCAGGAACGTCTAACAAAACGGATTCAAAAATACATGCAAGGTTTGGAAATTGACCAGGCAAGGTTGTCTAATGAAATTGTTTTTTATGTGGACCGCACCGATATTTCAGAAGAAATTGAGCGGCTTCATAGTCATTTTAAACAGGCCGGCGACCTTTTTAAGAGCAAGGAACCCTGTGGTCGTCCCCTTGATTTTTTAGTTCAGGAAATGTTCCGTGAATGGAATACCATTGGTTCCAAATGCCAGGATACGGTAGTGGCTTTTGAGGTTGTTACGGCCAAAACAGAATTAGAAAAAATTCGCGAACAGATTCAAAATATTGAATGA